The following coding sequences lie in one Nycticebus coucang isolate mNycCou1 chromosome 18, mNycCou1.pri, whole genome shotgun sequence genomic window:
- the RTN4RL1 gene encoding reticulon-4 receptor-like 1 isoform X1: MLRKGCCVELLLLLLAGELPLGGGCPRDCVCYPAPMTVSCQAHNFAAIPEGIPVDSERIFLQNNRITLLQQGHFSPAMVTLWIYSNNITFIDPNTFEGFVHLEELDLGDNRQLRTLAPETFQGLVKLHALYLYKCGLSALPAGIFGGLHSLQYLYLQDNHIEYLQDDIFVDLVNLSHLFLHGNKLWSLGQNTFRGLVNLDRLLLHENQLQWVHHRAFHDLRRLTTLFLFNNSLSELQGECLAPLGALEFLRLNGNAWDCGCRARSLWEWLQRFRGSSSAVPCMAPELRRGQDLKLLRAEDFRNCTVPVSPHQIKSHTLTTTDRAARKEHHPSHGSTRDKGHPHGHLPGSRSGYKKSGKNCTSHRNRNQISKAGAGKQAPELQDYAPDYQHKFSFDTMPTARPKRKGKCARRTPIRAPSGVQQASSGSSLGASLLAWILGLAVTLR; encoded by the coding sequence GGTGCTGTGTggaactgctgctgctgctgctggccggGGAGCTGCCCCTGGGCGGTGGCTGCCCCCGGGACTGCGTGTGCTACCCAGCACCCATGACGGTCAGCTGTCAGGCGCACAATTTTGCTGCCATCCCCGAAGGCATCCCTGTGGACAGTGAGCGCATCTTCCTGCAGAACAACCGCATCACGCTCCTCCAGCAGGGCCACTTCAGCCCTGCCATGGTCACCCTGTGGATCTACTCCAACAACATCACCTTCATCGACCCCAACACCTTCGAGGGCTTTGTGCACCTGGAGGAGCTGGACCTCGGTGACAACCGGCAGCTGCGGACACTGGCACCAGAGACCTTCCAGGGCCTGGTGAAACTCCACGCCCTCTACCTCTATAAGTGTGGGCTTAGCGCCCTGCCGGCAGGCATCTTTGGTGGCCTGCACAGCCTGCAGTACCTCTACTTGCAGGACAACCACATCGAGTACCTCCAGGATGACATCTTTGTGGACCTGGTCAACCTCAGCCACCTGTTTCTCCATGGCAACAAGCTGTGGAGCCTGGGCCAGAACACCTTCCGGGGCCTGGTGAACCTGGACCGTCTGCTGTTGCATGAGAACCAGCTGCAGTGGGTCCACCACAGGGCTTTCCACGACCTCCGTAGGCTGACCACCCTCTTCCTCTTCAACAACAGCCTCTCAGAGCTACAGGGCGAATGCCTGGCTCCTCTGGGGGCCCTGGAGTTCCTCCGCCTCAATGGGAACGCCTGGGACTGTGGCTGCCGGGCGCGCTCCCTGTGGGAATGGCTGCAGAGGTTCCGAGGCTCCAGCTCTGCTGTTCCCTGCATGGCCCCAGAGCTGCGGCGTGGCCAGGACCTGAAGCTGCTGAGGGCCGAGGACTTCCGGAACTGCACCGTGCCTGTGTCCCCGCACCAGATCAAGTCACATACGCTTACTACCACCGACAGGGCTGCCCGCAAGGAGCACCACCCATCCCACGGCTCCACCAGGGACAAGGGTCACCCCCACGGCCATCTGCCTGGCTCCCGGTCCGGCTACAAGAAGTCAGGCAAGAACTGCACCAGCCACAGAAACCGCAACCAGATCTCTAAGGCGGGCGCTGGAAAGCAGGCCCCTGAGCTGCAGGACTATGCCCCTGACTACCAGCACAAGTTCAGCTTTGACACCATGCCCACGGCACGGCCCAAGAGGAAGGGCAAGTGTGCCCGCAGGACCCCCATCCGTGCCCCTAGCGGGGTGCAGCAGGCCTCCTCGGGCAGTTCCCTAGGGGCCTCACTCCTGGCCTGGATACTGGGGCTGGCAGTTACTCTCCGCTGA
- the RTN4RL1 gene encoding reticulon-4 receptor-like 1 isoform X2, with product MTVSCQAHNFAAIPEGIPVDSERIFLQNNRITLLQQGHFSPAMVTLWIYSNNITFIDPNTFEGFVHLEELDLGDNRQLRTLAPETFQGLVKLHALYLYKCGLSALPAGIFGGLHSLQYLYLQDNHIEYLQDDIFVDLVNLSHLFLHGNKLWSLGQNTFRGLVNLDRLLLHENQLQWVHHRAFHDLRRLTTLFLFNNSLSELQGECLAPLGALEFLRLNGNAWDCGCRARSLWEWLQRFRGSSSAVPCMAPELRRGQDLKLLRAEDFRNCTVPVSPHQIKSHTLTTTDRAARKEHHPSHGSTRDKGHPHGHLPGSRSGYKKSGKNCTSHRNRNQISKAGAGKQAPELQDYAPDYQHKFSFDTMPTARPKRKGKCARRTPIRAPSGVQQASSGSSLGASLLAWILGLAVTLR from the coding sequence ATGACGGTCAGCTGTCAGGCGCACAATTTTGCTGCCATCCCCGAAGGCATCCCTGTGGACAGTGAGCGCATCTTCCTGCAGAACAACCGCATCACGCTCCTCCAGCAGGGCCACTTCAGCCCTGCCATGGTCACCCTGTGGATCTACTCCAACAACATCACCTTCATCGACCCCAACACCTTCGAGGGCTTTGTGCACCTGGAGGAGCTGGACCTCGGTGACAACCGGCAGCTGCGGACACTGGCACCAGAGACCTTCCAGGGCCTGGTGAAACTCCACGCCCTCTACCTCTATAAGTGTGGGCTTAGCGCCCTGCCGGCAGGCATCTTTGGTGGCCTGCACAGCCTGCAGTACCTCTACTTGCAGGACAACCACATCGAGTACCTCCAGGATGACATCTTTGTGGACCTGGTCAACCTCAGCCACCTGTTTCTCCATGGCAACAAGCTGTGGAGCCTGGGCCAGAACACCTTCCGGGGCCTGGTGAACCTGGACCGTCTGCTGTTGCATGAGAACCAGCTGCAGTGGGTCCACCACAGGGCTTTCCACGACCTCCGTAGGCTGACCACCCTCTTCCTCTTCAACAACAGCCTCTCAGAGCTACAGGGCGAATGCCTGGCTCCTCTGGGGGCCCTGGAGTTCCTCCGCCTCAATGGGAACGCCTGGGACTGTGGCTGCCGGGCGCGCTCCCTGTGGGAATGGCTGCAGAGGTTCCGAGGCTCCAGCTCTGCTGTTCCCTGCATGGCCCCAGAGCTGCGGCGTGGCCAGGACCTGAAGCTGCTGAGGGCCGAGGACTTCCGGAACTGCACCGTGCCTGTGTCCCCGCACCAGATCAAGTCACATACGCTTACTACCACCGACAGGGCTGCCCGCAAGGAGCACCACCCATCCCACGGCTCCACCAGGGACAAGGGTCACCCCCACGGCCATCTGCCTGGCTCCCGGTCCGGCTACAAGAAGTCAGGCAAGAACTGCACCAGCCACAGAAACCGCAACCAGATCTCTAAGGCGGGCGCTGGAAAGCAGGCCCCTGAGCTGCAGGACTATGCCCCTGACTACCAGCACAAGTTCAGCTTTGACACCATGCCCACGGCACGGCCCAAGAGGAAGGGCAAGTGTGCCCGCAGGACCCCCATCCGTGCCCCTAGCGGGGTGCAGCAGGCCTCCTCGGGCAGTTCCCTAGGGGCCTCACTCCTGGCCTGGATACTGGGGCTGGCAGTTACTCTCCGCTGA